The following coding sequences are from one Myxococcus guangdongensis window:
- a CDS encoding nuclear transport factor 2 family protein: MKLSLLLLSCLVSLSAFAQATAKDTTAARQQITAVVDDFRDAILQKDKKKFLGLFLREDITWQSVDGDELMKRRLQKNPKATRINPTERETPTQFINGIVANKGRSEEKFMNVRIDTDGTIASVTFEFTFHSDDRVINRGQESWHLVNTDSGWKIASVIWSNN; the protein is encoded by the coding sequence GTGAAGCTGTCTCTCCTGCTGCTCTCCTGTCTCGTGTCCCTGTCCGCCTTCGCGCAAGCAACGGCCAAGGACACCACCGCTGCCCGTCAGCAGATCACCGCCGTGGTCGACGACTTCCGCGACGCCATCCTCCAGAAGGACAAGAAGAAGTTCCTCGGCTTGTTCCTGCGCGAGGACATCACCTGGCAGTCCGTCGACGGCGACGAGCTCATGAAGCGCCGTCTCCAGAAGAACCCCAAGGCGACCCGAATCAATCCGACGGAACGCGAGACTCCGACGCAGTTCATCAACGGAATCGTGGCGAACAAGGGGCGGAGCGAGGAGAAGTTCATGAACGTCCGCATCGATACGGACGGCACCATCGCCTCGGTCACCTTCGAGTTCACCTTCCACTCCGATGACCGCGTCATCAACCGAGGCCAGGAGAGCTGGCACCTGGTGAACACGGACTCGGGCTGGAAGATCGCCTCCGTCATCTGGTCCAACAACT